The following coding sequences lie in one Synechococcus sp. CC9902 genomic window:
- a CDS encoding peptidase domain-containing ABC transporter yields the protein MTQASSFPLLTHPAFNGLSEIGSNDLQQATRLLKFELGQQMCDAEVIPARVLVLLSGQARLVGRQMGRLTTVGKFGPGSVIGAASLLTGSACENVIASDDVVACAIPDQVWSELYASEASFRAWCDQQVWPQELLQLLERLDRGSADADESPLEQLEQALQGALHCAPTPESVGAAIAVGQLVYVTSCWGEARVGQQLDAASVLPESDRFALRLVALAAPEAADREDSPAPLVHADAVESAELLPPVSRFSPERNVVDSLHLIRADGPLAETLACFQMLSQLMKLPFRRDSIEKVLQDNIRRGLTPNLQLCGQLAASLGLHVMAAKVPSLAGTRLQVPSLLPWQGGFALVVASNEMGLRLASPKHGLVVLGPQELQASFPEGIDLLLMERSNATPDQKFGPGWFWPALKRYRSVLIQVLAASFVVQLFTLANPLLIQVIIDKVITQRSLDTLQVLGIALVVVTILEGILGSLKTFLFAETTNRIDQRLGAEVIDHLLRLPLGYFDRRPVGELGTRVAELEKIRNFLTGQALTTILDAAFSVIYIMVMLVYSWLLTLIALSVLPIQIGLTLLGAPLFRRQYRAAAEENAKTQSHLVEVLTGIQTVKAQNVEMVSRWRWQEFYSNYIARTFEKTITGTALNQTSQVLQKISQLMVLWIGASMVLSGDLTLGQLIAFRIISGYVTQPLLRLSTIWQSIQELRISFERLADVIDTPQESDEVDKTKVMLPPLQGQIRFEDLSFRFRPGQPEVLKDINLEVKSGTFVGIVGQSGSGKSTLMKLLPRLYEPDRGRILIDGFDISKVELYSLRRQIGIVPQDPLLFSGTVSENIALTNPDVSSEEIVRAARLANAHDFIMELASGYSTPVGERGANLSGGQRQRVAIARTLLSNPKLLVMDEATSALDYETERKVCDNLHGNLKEQTVFFITHRLSTIRQADMIVMMHQGAVVEVGSHDDLMKHRGRYYALYRQQESL from the coding sequence ATGACCCAGGCTTCATCCTTCCCGTTGCTGACCCATCCAGCCTTTAACGGTCTGAGTGAAATCGGGTCCAACGACCTTCAACAGGCCACGCGGCTGTTGAAGTTTGAACTTGGCCAGCAGATGTGCGATGCCGAGGTGATCCCTGCACGGGTGCTTGTGCTGCTGAGTGGCCAAGCCCGATTGGTGGGGAGACAAATGGGTCGGCTGACCACCGTGGGCAAATTTGGCCCGGGCAGCGTTATTGGAGCAGCCAGTCTCCTAACAGGATCGGCCTGCGAGAACGTCATTGCTTCCGATGACGTGGTCGCTTGCGCGATTCCGGATCAGGTTTGGTCCGAGTTGTATGCGTCGGAAGCGTCATTTCGCGCCTGGTGTGACCAACAAGTGTGGCCTCAGGAATTGCTGCAACTTCTGGAACGGTTGGATCGCGGATCGGCTGATGCCGACGAATCTCCGTTGGAGCAACTTGAGCAGGCATTGCAGGGGGCTTTGCACTGTGCCCCCACCCCGGAATCGGTGGGTGCGGCGATCGCCGTTGGCCAGTTGGTGTATGTGACCAGCTGTTGGGGTGAGGCGCGGGTTGGCCAACAACTCGATGCGGCGAGTGTTTTGCCTGAGAGCGACCGATTTGCGTTGCGCTTGGTGGCCTTGGCTGCTCCGGAGGCCGCTGATAGAGAGGATTCTCCAGCACCCCTTGTGCACGCTGATGCGGTGGAGTCCGCGGAGCTTCTGCCCCCTGTCAGCCGTTTCAGCCCAGAGCGCAATGTGGTGGACAGCCTTCATCTCATTCGCGCCGACGGTCCGTTGGCGGAAACGCTCGCTTGTTTTCAAATGCTCTCGCAGCTGATGAAGTTGCCGTTTCGTCGGGATTCGATCGAAAAGGTCCTTCAAGACAACATTCGTCGCGGCTTGACGCCGAATTTGCAGCTCTGTGGCCAGTTAGCGGCAAGTCTGGGTCTTCATGTGATGGCGGCCAAGGTGCCTTCGCTGGCCGGCACACGCTTGCAAGTGCCGTCCCTGTTGCCGTGGCAAGGCGGCTTCGCCCTGGTGGTGGCCAGCAATGAGATGGGGTTACGCCTGGCATCTCCGAAGCATGGTTTGGTGGTGCTTGGCCCGCAGGAGCTTCAAGCGAGTTTCCCGGAGGGTATTGATCTGCTTCTGATGGAGCGGTCGAATGCCACGCCCGACCAGAAGTTTGGGCCCGGTTGGTTTTGGCCTGCATTGAAGCGTTATCGCAGCGTCTTGATTCAGGTTTTGGCGGCCAGTTTTGTGGTTCAGCTCTTCACCCTGGCCAACCCTCTATTAATTCAGGTGATCATCGATAAGGTGATCACTCAGCGCAGTCTTGACACCCTTCAAGTTCTGGGAATTGCTTTGGTGGTTGTCACCATTCTGGAGGGAATTTTAGGCAGTCTGAAAACATTTTTGTTCGCAGAAACTACCAATCGCATTGATCAGCGCCTTGGCGCGGAGGTGATTGATCACCTTCTTCGCTTGCCGTTGGGGTATTTCGACCGTCGTCCCGTCGGAGAACTGGGGACGCGTGTTGCAGAGCTGGAAAAGATTCGGAATTTCTTGACTGGACAAGCTCTGACAACGATTCTCGATGCCGCTTTTTCAGTGATCTACATCATGGTGATGTTGGTGTACAGCTGGCTGCTCACCTTGATCGCCCTTTCGGTGTTGCCGATTCAGATCGGCCTCACGCTTCTTGGGGCGCCATTATTTCGCCGGCAATACCGGGCCGCGGCAGAGGAGAATGCCAAGACCCAGAGCCATCTAGTGGAAGTGCTCACTGGGATCCAAACGGTGAAAGCACAGAACGTCGAAATGGTGAGTCGTTGGCGCTGGCAGGAGTTTTATTCCAATTACATCGCTCGCACATTTGAGAAAACGATTACTGGCACGGCTCTCAATCAGACCAGCCAGGTACTTCAAAAGATCTCTCAGCTAATGGTGCTGTGGATCGGTGCCTCCATGGTTCTGAGTGGGGATCTAACTCTTGGTCAATTAATTGCTTTCCGGATTATCTCCGGTTATGTCACCCAGCCTTTGCTTCGTCTTTCCACGATTTGGCAGAGCATTCAGGAATTAAGAATTAGCTTCGAACGACTCGCTGATGTGATTGATACTCCCCAGGAATCGGATGAGGTTGATAAAACAAAGGTCATGCTCCCTCCGCTTCAGGGGCAGATTCGATTTGAAGATCTCAGCTTCCGATTTCGGCCTGGGCAGCCTGAAGTACTGAAGGACATCAATCTGGAAGTGAAGTCTGGAACTTTTGTTGGGATTGTTGGACAGAGTGGGAGTGGAAAGAGCACGCTAATGAAACTTCTGCCAAGGCTTTATGAGCCTGATAGAGGACGAATATTGATTGATGGTTTCGACATTTCTAAGGTGGAATTGTATTCACTCCGTCGTCAAATCGGAATTGTTCCCCAGGATCCTTTGCTATTTAGCGGCACGGTGAGTGAGAACATTGCGCTCACCAATCCGGATGTGTCGAGTGAGGAAATTGTGCGAGCGGCGCGCCTTGCGAATGCTCATGACTTCATTATGGAATTAGCCAGTGGTTACAGCACGCCTGTTGGAGAGCGTGGAGCCAACCTCTCGGGAGGCCAGCGCCAGCGTGTGGCCATTGCCAGAACGTTGTTAAGCAACCCAAAATTGTTGGTGATGGATGAGGCGACGAGTGCTCTGGACTATGAAACAGAGCGGAAAGTTTGTGACAACTTGCATGGCAATCTGAAAGAGCAAACAGTCTTTTTCATCACCCATCGTCTTTCTACGATTCGTCAGGCCGATATGATCGTGATGATGCACCAAGGTGCCGTGGTTGAGGTGGGTTCCCACGATGATTTGATGAAGCATCGTGGGCGTTATTACGCTCTTTATCGCCAACAGGAGAGTTTGTAA
- a CDS encoding HlyD family secretion protein gives MPVGGVVEEILVKEGDSVKAGQVLIKLDTEASEQQRKSLETSMILKREQLNLKQIERQRYEQVNNAEVRMLENNLALQTEILSRYMQLKAAGAFSEVQLLTQKNTVEGTRGRLMQTRADRLRQLALLDQQMAQLNSEVADISSRLAEARVTLRYQQLKSPLDGVVFDLQPTSAGYTAQSTETVMKVVPFGSLEASVEVPSNKIGFVKVPVGCPKQLANCMNADISIDSYPATDFGILPGKVTRIGSDALAPNPQEQRQELSYPVTVKLIQQQLQMKRGAKLPLQVGMSLTANIKLRKVSYLQLLLGEFQDKAESLQRL, from the coding sequence ATGCCCGTGGGAGGGGTTGTTGAGGAGATTTTGGTGAAGGAAGGCGATTCGGTGAAGGCGGGTCAGGTTTTGATAAAACTCGATACCGAAGCGAGTGAACAGCAACGAAAAAGTTTGGAGACCTCGATGATATTGAAGCGAGAACAGCTCAATCTCAAGCAGATTGAGCGCCAAAGATATGAGCAGGTGAATAATGCTGAAGTTCGAATGTTGGAAAATAATTTGGCATTGCAGACCGAGATCCTCTCTCGTTATATGCAGTTAAAGGCTGCTGGTGCCTTTTCGGAAGTGCAGCTTCTCACCCAGAAGAACACGGTTGAGGGAACTCGTGGTCGCTTGATGCAAACCAGGGCCGACCGGCTTCGACAGTTGGCCCTCTTGGATCAGCAGATGGCTCAACTGAATTCTGAGGTTGCTGATATCAGTAGTCGGTTGGCTGAGGCCAGGGTGACGTTGCGTTACCAGCAATTGAAATCACCCCTTGATGGTGTGGTGTTTGATCTGCAGCCCACGTCGGCTGGTTACACAGCCCAGTCCACTGAGACCGTCATGAAGGTGGTGCCCTTTGGCTCTTTGGAAGCCAGTGTTGAAGTGCCGAGCAACAAAATTGGTTTCGTGAAGGTTCCCGTGGGATGTCCGAAGCAACTTGCAAATTGTATGAATGCAGATATCAGTATTGATTCTTATCCGGCTACTGATTTCGGTATTTTGCCAGGAAAAGTAACGCGAATTGGATCCGATGCTTTGGCTCCTAATCCTCAGGAGCAGCGCCAGGAATTGAGTTACCCAGTTACGGTCAAGCTTATACAGCAACAATTGCAAATGAAACGTGGTGCGAAGCTTCCACTTCAAGTTGGTATGAGTCTGACAGCCAATATCAAGTTGAGAAAAGTGTCTTATTTGCAGTTATTGTTGGGCGAGTTCCAGGATAAGGCTGAGTCCTTGCAGCGACTCTAG
- a CDS encoding glycosyltransferase family 4 protein — translation MKILFVHQNFPGQYLHIVQRLAKLGGHQLVALGINPLDQSRELSSRIQYFQYSLRRGNAKNVHPLVMETEAKVIRADACAMAAEQLKSKGFMPDIICAHPGWGEPLFLKAIWPEVSLLCYQEFFYNNIGFDIGFDPEFQDECGWWNQAKLEMKNAYLHLILEQADWNITPTHFQASSFPENWRKKISVIHDGVDTQKATPNPLVKPLMLPDGVVIKRGEPVITFVNRRLEPYRGCHTFLRAIPELLQRCPEARIVIVGETTGVSYGAACEGGEWKDRFLSEIEGQYDPSRVHITGSLPYHQFIPLLQISACHVYLTYPFVMSWSLLEAMACGCAVVGSDTAPVREVVRHGVNGLLIDFFSSDDLAQAVAELLQNPERAQAFGTEARRTVQRSYELEGCVTRQLALMDLVASRSLK, via the coding sequence ATGAAAATCTTATTTGTCCATCAAAATTTTCCCGGCCAGTATCTTCATATTGTCCAACGCTTGGCTAAACTTGGTGGCCATCAATTAGTGGCCTTAGGGATTAATCCATTAGATCAAAGTCGTGAACTTTCAAGCAGAATTCAGTATTTTCAGTATTCGCTAAGGCGAGGTAATGCCAAAAATGTTCATCCTTTAGTTATGGAAACAGAAGCTAAAGTGATTCGTGCCGATGCGTGTGCAATGGCAGCTGAGCAGCTTAAGAGTAAAGGTTTTATGCCTGATATTATTTGTGCTCATCCAGGCTGGGGCGAGCCGTTATTCTTAAAAGCAATTTGGCCCGAAGTCTCTTTACTTTGCTATCAAGAATTTTTCTATAATAATATTGGTTTTGACATTGGTTTTGATCCAGAATTTCAAGACGAATGTGGTTGGTGGAATCAGGCAAAGCTTGAAATGAAAAATGCTTATTTACATTTAATTCTTGAACAAGCGGACTGGAATATTACTCCCACGCATTTCCAGGCTAGTAGCTTTCCTGAGAATTGGAGAAAAAAAATAAGCGTGATTCATGATGGAGTCGATACGCAAAAGGCAACTCCAAATCCCTTGGTAAAGCCATTAATGCTCCCTGATGGTGTTGTAATTAAACGAGGAGAGCCTGTCATTACATTTGTGAATAGGAGGCTCGAGCCGTATCGCGGATGCCATACTTTCTTGCGCGCAATTCCTGAATTGTTGCAAAGATGTCCCGAGGCGCGAATTGTCATTGTTGGAGAAACAACTGGTGTTAGTTATGGTGCGGCTTGTGAGGGTGGTGAGTGGAAAGACCGTTTCTTATCTGAAATCGAAGGTCAGTATGATCCTTCCAGAGTTCATATAACCGGTTCTTTGCCTTACCACCAATTCATACCGTTGTTGCAAATTAGTGCTTGTCATGTTTATCTCACATACCCTTTTGTGATGAGCTGGAGCCTTCTAGAAGCGATGGCCTGTGGTTGCGCAGTGGTCGGTTCCGATACGGCTCCAGTGAGAGAGGTGGTCCGCCACGGAGTGAATGGTTTGCTAATTGATTTTTTCTCTTCTGATGATCTTGCTCAAGCAGTGGCTGAGCTTCTTCAAAATCCCGAACGTGCACAAGCTTTTGGAACTGAGGCCCGACGCACCGTTCAGCGCTCCTATGAGCTTGAAGGGTGTGTGACTCGTCAACTGGCTTTGATGGATTTAGTGGCAAGTCGGAGTCTCAAGTGA
- the hisS gene encoding histidine--tRNA ligase, protein MTQLQSLRGMVDLLPQALQRWQAVESVARTHFQRSGFGEIRTPVMEPTDLFCRGIGEATDVVGKEMYTFNDRGDRSCTLRPEGTASVVRAALQHGLLSQGPQKLWYAGPMFRYERPQAGRQRQFHQIGVEWLGAASARADVEVIALAWDLLASLGVGGLELELNSLGSTDDRCAYRTALVAWLEQRSNLLDEDSRARLNTNPLRILDSKNKATQALLDGAPTLANSLAPESRERFEVVQQGLASLGIPFRLSPRLVRGLDYYCHTAFEITSDQLGAQATVCGGGRYNGLIGQLGGPDTPAVGWALGMERLLLVVEAAANADPDGDSARLTAVVPPNAYLVNRGEQAEKAALILARSLRCAGLVIELDNSGASFSKQFKRADRCGARWALVLGDEEVEKGEVRIKPLSDESDDFFLGLHDLTGLLAKLTAM, encoded by the coding sequence GTGACGCAGCTGCAGAGCCTGAGGGGAATGGTGGATTTATTGCCTCAAGCATTACAGCGTTGGCAGGCTGTTGAATCAGTTGCGCGAACACACTTTCAACGGTCGGGTTTTGGTGAGATCCGTACACCGGTCATGGAACCCACGGATTTGTTTTGTCGCGGCATCGGTGAAGCCACAGATGTTGTTGGCAAAGAGATGTACACCTTCAACGATCGTGGGGATCGTTCATGCACCTTGCGTCCAGAGGGCACGGCATCTGTTGTCCGCGCTGCTTTGCAACATGGGTTGTTGAGCCAAGGGCCTCAAAAGCTTTGGTATGCAGGCCCCATGTTTCGCTATGAGCGACCCCAGGCCGGACGCCAACGTCAATTCCATCAGATCGGTGTGGAGTGGTTAGGGGCAGCAAGTGCACGTGCCGATGTTGAAGTGATTGCGTTGGCCTGGGATTTATTGGCTTCCTTAGGCGTTGGTGGTTTGGAGTTGGAATTGAATAGTCTCGGTTCTACGGATGATCGGTGCGCTTATCGCACTGCTTTAGTGGCCTGGTTAGAGCAACGCTCAAATCTTTTGGATGAAGACTCGCGGGCTCGCTTGAACACCAACCCGCTACGAATTTTGGACTCTAAAAACAAAGCAACTCAAGCTCTGCTTGATGGGGCTCCAACCTTGGCAAATTCTCTCGCTCCTGAGAGTCGGGAGCGTTTTGAGGTTGTGCAGCAGGGGCTTGCTTCACTTGGAATTCCATTCCGCCTTAGCCCTCGATTAGTTCGCGGTTTGGACTACTACTGCCATACCGCTTTTGAGATCACCAGTGACCAGCTTGGTGCCCAGGCCACGGTCTGTGGCGGTGGTCGATACAACGGTTTGATCGGTCAACTAGGAGGACCAGATACCCCAGCTGTGGGATGGGCGCTGGGCATGGAGCGTTTGCTGTTGGTTGTTGAGGCTGCCGCCAACGCTGATCCTGATGGGGACTCTGCTCGGCTTACAGCTGTGGTCCCACCCAATGCTTATTTGGTGAATCGTGGCGAACAAGCTGAAAAAGCCGCCCTCATTCTTGCTCGGTCGCTGCGTTGTGCCGGATTAGTGATTGAACTCGACAACTCTGGAGCATCTTTCAGCAAGCAATTCAAGCGTGCTGATCGTTGCGGTGCACGTTGGGCTCTGGTGCTGGGTGATGAAGAAGTTGAAAAGGGAGAGGTTCGGATTAAGCCTTTGAGTGATGAGAGTGACGATTTTTTTCTTGGACTCCATGATCTGACAGGGTTACTTGCCAAGCTAACTGCCATGTAA
- a CDS encoding UDP-glucuronic acid decarboxylase family protein: MINLVTGGAGFVGSHLTDRLMQAGEEVICLDNYFTGRKTNISKWIGNPRFELIRHDVTDPIQLECDRIWHLACPASPVHYQFNPIKTAKTSFLGTYNMLGLARRVGARLLLASTSEVYGDPEVHPQPESYRGCVNTIGIRSCYDEGKRIAETLCFDYQRMHEVEIRVMRIFNTYGPRMLPNDGRVVSNFIVQALRGSPLTLYGDGSQTRSFCFVDDLVEGMIRLMNGNHTGPMNIGNPGEFTIRQLAELIRAKVNPDLPLIERPLPADDPLQRQPVIDLARKELDWEPNVALEDGLAVTIEYFRQALQPSGFQSTEVSV, encoded by the coding sequence TTGATTAATTTAGTGACTGGGGGAGCTGGATTTGTAGGCTCGCACCTGACCGATCGTTTGATGCAAGCTGGTGAAGAGGTTATTTGTCTTGACAACTATTTTACTGGCAGAAAGACGAATATCAGCAAGTGGATAGGCAACCCTCGATTTGAATTAATTCGGCATGATGTGACCGATCCAATTCAACTAGAGTGTGATCGAATTTGGCATCTAGCCTGCCCTGCATCGCCGGTTCACTATCAATTTAATCCTATTAAAACTGCGAAGACTAGTTTTTTGGGAACGTACAATATGCTCGGACTAGCTCGTCGCGTAGGCGCGCGATTACTCCTTGCAAGTACAAGTGAAGTGTACGGTGACCCTGAGGTGCACCCGCAGCCTGAATCCTATCGAGGTTGTGTAAATACCATTGGGATTCGGAGTTGTTACGATGAAGGGAAGCGTATTGCCGAAACACTTTGCTTTGATTATCAACGGATGCATGAAGTTGAAATTCGCGTGATGCGGATTTTCAATACCTACGGACCTCGAATGTTGCCAAATGATGGTCGTGTTGTCAGTAATTTTATTGTGCAAGCTTTAAGAGGTTCGCCGCTCACTCTTTATGGTGATGGATCGCAAACTCGTTCTTTTTGTTTCGTTGATGACCTCGTCGAGGGAATGATTCGACTAATGAATGGAAATCATACTGGCCCAATGAATATTGGTAACCCTGGAGAATTTACGATTCGCCAACTCGCGGAATTGATTCGAGCAAAAGTCAATCCTGATCTTCCTTTAATAGAACGGCCTCTCCCGGCAGATGACCCATTGCAGCGACAGCCTGTGATCGACTTGGCTCGAAAGGAACTTGATTGGGAACCAAATGTTGCGTTAGAGGATGGCCTTGCCGTAACTATTGAATACTTTCGTCAGGCGCTTCAGCCTTCTGGATTTCAATCAACTGAGGTGTCAGTATGA
- a CDS encoding nucleotide sugar dehydrogenase, giving the protein MMIKNICCMGAGYVGGPTMAVIADHCPNIQVTVVDLNQQRIDAWNDSDLSRLPVYEPGLDFVVDRARGRNLHFSTDVDSAIAAADIVFISVNTPTKVKGLGAGQASDLRWVEACSRQVANAAQGHTIVVEKSTLPVRTAETIRTILEASQAPLQEGEVPKSFAVLSNPEFLAEGTAIRDLECPDRVLIGGEDDDSINALADVYMHWVEPAKILRTNLWSSELSKLTANAFLAQRISSINSVAALCESTGADVQEVARAIGTDSRIGPKFLQSGPGFGGSCFQKDILNLVYLCRHFGLPEVASYWESVVELNTWQQHRISRLIVQRLFGTVTGKRVAILGFAFKADTNDTREAPAIRIALDLLEEGAQLAIHDPKVEQAQIARDLREAPVELDPATGKSQGLSGVGSWLSANSVEEAVEGADAVVLLTEWSQYKSLDWQDLSRRMRRPAWVFDSRTIVDPDQVRSAGLRLWCVGNGSL; this is encoded by the coding sequence ATGATGATTAAGAACATCTGTTGTATGGGGGCTGGTTATGTAGGTGGCCCGACGATGGCAGTCATTGCTGATCATTGCCCAAATATCCAGGTGACGGTTGTTGATCTTAATCAGCAAAGAATCGATGCTTGGAATGATTCAGATTTGAGTCGCCTTCCTGTTTATGAGCCAGGTTTGGACTTTGTTGTTGATCGTGCTCGCGGTCGTAATCTGCATTTCTCTACTGATGTTGATTCTGCAATAGCAGCGGCCGATATTGTTTTCATATCCGTTAATACACCTACTAAAGTAAAAGGCTTAGGTGCTGGCCAGGCGAGCGATTTGCGATGGGTAGAAGCCTGCTCTCGCCAGGTCGCGAATGCGGCTCAGGGTCACACAATCGTTGTCGAAAAAAGTACGTTACCAGTGCGCACTGCGGAGACAATTCGCACCATTCTTGAGGCTTCTCAAGCTCCGCTCCAAGAGGGAGAAGTCCCTAAATCTTTTGCAGTTCTTTCAAATCCGGAGTTCTTGGCAGAAGGTACAGCGATTCGAGATTTAGAATGTCCTGATCGTGTTTTGATTGGTGGAGAGGACGACGACTCTATTAATGCTTTGGCTGATGTTTATATGCATTGGGTTGAACCAGCAAAGATTTTGCGAACCAATCTTTGGAGTAGTGAATTGTCAAAATTAACTGCCAATGCTTTCCTGGCTCAGCGCATCAGTTCGATTAATTCAGTTGCTGCTCTATGTGAGTCGACCGGTGCTGATGTTCAGGAAGTGGCGCGTGCGATCGGGACTGATAGCCGAATTGGACCAAAATTTCTGCAGTCGGGTCCAGGATTTGGAGGGAGTTGTTTCCAAAAAGACATTCTCAATCTTGTTTATCTTTGTAGGCATTTTGGCCTCCCTGAAGTTGCAAGTTATTGGGAAAGTGTCGTCGAACTCAATACGTGGCAGCAGCATCGTATCTCCCGACTGATTGTGCAGCGTTTGTTTGGAACCGTTACGGGCAAGCGTGTGGCGATTCTTGGTTTTGCTTTTAAGGCAGATACAAACGACACACGCGAAGCTCCGGCGATTCGTATTGCACTTGATTTGTTGGAAGAAGGGGCGCAGCTTGCGATTCATGACCCGAAAGTTGAGCAGGCCCAGATTGCGCGTGATTTACGTGAGGCACCCGTTGAGTTAGATCCTGCGACTGGTAAATCTCAAGGCCTTAGTGGTGTTGGTAGTTGGTTGAGTGCTAATAGCGTTGAGGAGGCTGTAGAAGGTGCAGATGCCGTGGTGCTCTTAACAGAGTGGTCTCAATACAAATCTCTTGATTGGCAAGATCTCTCTCGTCGTATGCGGCGGCCTGCATGGGTTTTCGATAGCAGAACTATCGTCGACCCCGATCAAGTGCGTTCAGCTGGCCTCAGGCTGTGGTGTGTTGGGAACGGATCCCTTTGA